CTCCACAACTTgtgcaaaggaataaagagaagaaaagcatcttgctttccttttgacATGAGGGGTTTTGGAGAGCCTATATCTTAGCAGTCAAAGCacctgcaaggagcagcaagAGTTACCAACACTTGGGACTGCTCAGCACGAGagcttcaaagcaatctgtgaaTGCTGTGTGCTTACACAGCTTCTTCCAAAAGGCACAGAACACCTGCACAACAAATCGGAGCTACATACCCTTTCCCATGGGAAGTTCAAACCATGCTCCTCAAATGGAAGCCAAAAAAGATAtccacttttttccttcatagaaCCAACTTCTGTTCTCTGAAGGGCCCATCCTTATTTAAGCAGTACAGCACATCAAATtcattgggggggggggagggggcatTTTGCCATTCATTGAATAAAAGGACGAGATTATTAAAGACGGGCAAAAAGGCTCACTGTTAAGgtacaattaattaaaaaaaacattaattccaCGATCAGTGGTGTTACTCTTGAAatgttcaaaagaaattaaagacagAGCGAGGGTTAAAGgaaccttcctcacaaatacGCCATCTCAGGTTTACAGATATAATGCTGACCAGATGTAGAAGAGgaagttttggaggaaaacacatGAGAAAAAAGTAATCTCTTAAAACACCCCAAAGGGCATGTACCTACCTTTCCAGTTCGTTTTGtaggcatcttctctttttcacttcctccagatacagcttttcatatttttgatTTAGAGCAATGCTCTCCCTCAGGGTCTCCTTTCACTGTCCAATTCTTGTTCAAGGTCTCCaatcctgcagagcagcagctttctctctgCATCGTGgtcatgggctctgctctgttccagtctgtcctgggaagctgcctgctcctgaagcaggtaacacacttttacccaccacaaagaaaaagggaactctCCCATCCCTCAGCTGAACCTGCCCAGTGTCAAGGGCACAGGTTTACTCCCTGAGCCACCTGtgcctcctcactcccctcagcaACCAAGGCAGAACCCCTGAGCAACTACCATGGGCAAGAATTCTTGACTTTCTTCATTCAGAAAGAATCCCCCCCTCTCAGCACTGTTATTCATCAAAGCTTCTAAAGAAGGAACACTGTCTCTGTAGGACagggcagagaggaaagggTTCCTCAAGGAAGGAGTCCCCCACCCTGCCACTTTGGtggcttctgttctcagaactgatgggtgatgtttctcacctctgcatgcagctgctgtttgggctTCTCCAGTTGTTCCTGGTTCCTCCCCAGGATTCACATCTCAGTTCACTGAGcctgagtttggttttctccctgtctgcctccagcttccaaaaaagtTCATCAAGctgtagagagaaaaataaaaaaacaaaaccaaaaaagaaaaggagttcAGCAGGATCTAAAAGAAGGCAATCTGTGAAAAACTGATAAAGGACTGGGCACCAGGACTGTATTTGTCATCTACTAACTCagtattaaaatgaaagcaaaacgaggggcttccttttaaaaaagaacagctgtCACACCACCTGAACTTTCTCCAGCTCAAGTCATGCCTAAGATGGGGACTGAGGGTGACCTTGGGCAAAGCCAGCTTCATACAGTTCTTCTGAGTGATGGTGGCGTTCCATATGGTGGCCTGGGCTGggtctcactgctctcagccctgaccCTCACCCATGGACACCATGTCCTGGCAGGAATGCagatctgcctgtccccaggggctgccctggggatctgCACCCTTGGCTCATCCCCATGGCTCTCTGCTACTCTTCTTGGGGAGGGGGCGTGggactgctcctgcccctggagctcatggaccctgacagccttgtggggactcttcccatctcccttgAGGTGCCCTTGCAGAGACTGCTTTGcacatcaccttttcatctttACCCATCAGGATAACTGCTTTGTTATTGTTATTGGGTACAGTCATCTactgctgcagcagtggaatgagcACTGTGGAAAGCCAAATCCATTCCAAAAtacagcccagaaaaaaaaacaacaaatgaacAACGTGAAAAGACGACTTGGGAAAGAGTAACACAGGTTCCAGGATCAAAAAACACCGCcacaaaaaacctcacacaaATGAGAGCTCacctttgtatttattttaccaAATTCATTGACCACTTCAGAATAGCCatcctgcatttctttcttcaaatcACGCAGGGACATCTTCTCCTCATTTTCCTTTATAATCTGTGTAATTCTTGAAAATCCGTCCAACCTATACAGCAAATTTGGCAAGAAAACaatgaaggaaaggaacaaCCAGCCTTTTTCACATACTCTTGTGTAAACATCACAGATGGAACTTGCTTCATCTTTAACGTGCTTGACACAACAGAAATTactgagagaaaaatacagcattccTATGCCATGCCTGGAGGGTCCAAATTTCACCTGAGTAAGAATTCAGACTTCCCTCCCAGGAGACCTGCAGGGCAACCTCCATTTGCAGTTCCTTTGGCAGCTCTTGAAAGCTCTCATCTCATGTACAGCACTGTCTTGCTAGCACTAAGATGAGGATGGAATTTCCTCACAGACACCTCTATACACTCGGTTTTACACTGAAGTTTAATACAGTCAACTGGTGCTCAGGGATATGAACAAGACCTACCTCTCAGACTCTTTCTCCACTTCCTTGTTTGTTTCCAGCTCTCTGTCCAGATGCACTCTGACACTGCAGTTCAACTCTTTAagcttcttctctttctttctgtcactctcacactttcaaaacagaaaagacagatgACACACAGGGCGCAGAACAGGATCTACAGGCAGGACCTGCATCTCATgttctccccacagcagctgcactacacctccatctgtcagccaacttccacagaaagccaagggacacaattcctgagaatatttcattGGATTTCCCACCCAGCAGGCCAGTATCtaacaatggaaacagatgcTCCCACTGAAgcaaagaggtgattttgattcacatcttgttttccctcttgctgttctctcagccaaaccagccaagagctggcagctgctctgaatttctacttatactttttcctctgcagaaaaggagaaaagggaaagactgCTCCTTGGAATctggcagctgtttcttgtttcttgtttggCACTAGTTCATTTGCCCCCTGTTccttcagtatgtttttctgcaaggtttttaagcTCCCACTACCctcaaaacatgcagcagctcctccagacacTGAACTGGAAGCATGAAACATTCTACCCTGCCCAGAAACGCAGGGGTCAGAAGATGACCAgaagaaatccagggaaaaatgGGCAACTGCATCCTTACTCAATGTGGTAAGCTGATAGCAAACCACACCAGCAACTCTGCCTGATACAACCACTCCAAAATTTTGACACAGGGACCCAGCTAGCTTTTATCTGCCTCCTGGAGGATCCCTAAATCACAAGGGAGTCTgagcctgaagagcaggaataaGAGCAACACCTGAATAGAGAAGTACTCAACAAAATGTGAACGAGGTGGTGCTGGGTATTGGCTGGTCCTCTGGAGGGTTTCCTGGGCTCACCTGTTTCAAGAAttcattctttctccttccaagtGGGGAACCATGGTCTTCAGGGTGCAATCCTGGCTTCAGCCTCTCTGTCCTCATGCTGTGCAAGTCCTTTGATGGCACAGACAGCACaacctgcttttgcagctgtgaaagcaacggtggcaaaaggaaaaactaaggTGACCAGAGAGGTAACAGCACAAAGGAAGCAGAAACTCACATGGAAACAGGCCTAAACTGTCCTCTCCCCATCCAATATTTCCAGCTAAGGCTAAGGCAGTGTGCCTAAGGAACCAAACTGCAGCACCTGGGGCTCGCAGAAAGAATGAACACTCTAGAAGTGGGAAGAGGAGCTCACAACTTTGCAACGTAagaagacacacacacaaaatagcCCAAAAACTTTCTTACAGACATCCTCTTGAGTTCATAATGATAGCAGAGAAAAATCCCTTTAGCACCCACCACAGAACATACCCTCACTGCTTCTCTAGCAGCTCTACATCTCCTGAGAGCAAGAAAACCTTTTCAGATCAGCAGTGCTATTTATGCTGCTACCCAAAGGGACCAAGATTTGCCTAGCAGATCCAGCACCAAAGTGGAACAGAACCTGCTGATTCAGCTCAACTATCTAGAACACAAGTTTGCTGGATGCTTTAGCAGCACTCTGTAAGAAAAAGCTAAGTAGAAAACACAGAAGCCTCCCATgtacctgctgctggtgctgctcctctgcagctgcctgtgctgctcttAAGCTGGTTATCAAGTCTTGCAGGTGCTGACAAGCCTacaaaagcagtaaaagaagcaagaagacacACACTgactttccagcctgaaagttCCAGACTCCTCATTATCAAAAATGAATACTACATCCACCTCTTCACCTCTTTATTCCTATTATACCCAGCACCAATGATCAAAATGGCCATAGTTTGAGGGCACTGTAAAACTGGTTGCagtcatctcctctgctcttttcttcaaggagagggagaacacCATGCAGGACacaaagaaacttcagtgaaaaccaTCAGGAGGAGCTTTTCCCACCCACATGACATCTGAAAACCATGCCCTGTGAACCAAAGGGGAAAGACCAGCAGCCAGTATTCAGGAGAAAGAGGGAACTGagctcccctcagctctccaggaaaacCTCATCTTAGCATTTCCCCACAGCAACCGGTAAGAAGCTCAGGAGCTCACAACAAGGCAAGTTGAGGACCAGCTTACTGAGGCAGAGGCTTGCAGGGTTCCC
Above is a genomic segment from Heliangelus exortis chromosome 20, bHelExo1.hap1, whole genome shotgun sequence containing:
- the LOC139805604 gene encoding putative uncharacterized protein MYH16, which gives rise to MSSGKDRERKLREKSQKLKDLLSSPSETRARVKELEERVHCLSVENARLEGTVQQQKHMIEALEGTLQASASACQHLQDLITSLRAAQAAAEEQHQQQLQKQVVLSVPSKDLHSMRTERLKPGLHPEDHGSPLGRRKNEFLKQCESDRKKEKKLKELNCSVRVHLDRELETNKEVEKESERLDGFSRITQIIKENEEKMSLRDLKKEMQDGYSEVVNEFGKINTKLDELFWKLEADREKTKLRLSELRCESWGGTRNNWRSPNSSCMQRSRQLPRTDWNRAEPMTTMQRESCCSAGLETLNKNWTVKGDPEGEHCSKSKI